The Miscanthus floridulus cultivar M001 chromosome 17, ASM1932011v1, whole genome shotgun sequence genome has a window encoding:
- the LOC136517785 gene encoding receptor-like protein kinase HSL1: protein MARVLPVLCACVCLALLALCLPRHAAAQQDAEARLLLQIKSAWGDPAPLASWSNATAAAALCKWAYVICDGAGRVTSLNLTNVALAGTGTGTTIPDAVGGLTALTVLDLSNTSVGGGFPAFLYNCAGLARVDLSYNELVGELPADIGRLGGGNLTYLALNHNNFTGAIPAAVSKLTNLTYLALGGNQFTGTIPPELGELVSLQTLKIETTPFSAGVLPESFKNLTRLTNVWLAYCNLTGEIPSYVKEMPEMEWLDLSMNGFTGNIPPGIWNLRELTNLYLYNNNLSGDLGINGPIGATGLVEIDLSENQLSGTISESFGGLMNLRLLNLHQNKLTGEIPASIAQLPSLVFLWLWNNSLSGELPAGLGKQTPVLRDIQIDDNYFSGPIPAGICDHNQLWVLTASGNRLNGSIPFSLANCTSLIWLMVGDNQLSGEVPSALWTVPKLLTVSMENNGRLGGSLPEKLYWNLSRLDIDSNQFTGPIPLSATKLQKFHASNNLFSGDIPAGFAAGMPLLQELNLSANQLSGAIPESTASLSGVSQMNLSHNQLTGGIPAGLGSMPELTLLDLSSNQLSGGIPPALGSLRLNQLNLSSNQLTGEVPDVLARTYDQSFMGNPGLCTAAPLSGLRSCAAQAGDHVSPRLRAGLLGAGAALVVLIAALAVFVVRDIRRRKRRLARAEEPWKLTAFQPLDFGEASVLRGLADENLIGKGGSGRVYRVTYTSRSSGDAGGTVAVKRIWAGGSLDKKLEREFASEVDILGHIRHSNIVKLLCCLSRAETKLLVYEFMGNGSLDQWLHCHKRPPGTAGSAMARAPSVRREPLDWPTRVKVAVGAARGLFYMHHECSPPIVHRDVKSSNILLDSELNAKVADFGLARMLVQAGTADTVSAVAGSFGYMAPECAYTRKVNEKVDVYSFGVVLLELTTGREANDGGEHGSLADWAWRHLQSGKSIADAADKCFADADYGDEVEAVFKLGIICTGRQPSSRPTMKGVLQILQRCEQAHQRTFDQRVADYDAAPLLQAHGGSRRKQLSDAKAIDDDGKVGFDDCDV from the exons ATGGCACGCGTCCTGCCCGTGCTGTGCGCCTGCGTCTGCCTCGCCTTGTTGGCGCTGTGCCTCCCGCGCCACGCCGCGGCGCAGCAGGACGCCGAGGCGCGGCTGCTGCTCCAGATCAAGAGCGCATGGGGCGACCCGGCGCCGCTCGCGTCGTGGAGCAACGCGACGGCCGCGGCGGCGCTGTGCAAGTGGGCCTACGTGATCTGCGACGGGGCCGGGCGGGTCACCTCGCTCAACCTCACCAACGTCGCGCtggccggcaccggcaccggcaccaccATCCCCGACGCCGTTGGCGGGCTCACCGCCCTCACGGTGCTCGACCTCTCCAACACCAGCGTCGGCGGCGGCTTCCCTGCGTTCCTCTACAACTGCGCCGGCCTCGCGCGCGTCGACCTTTCCTACAACGAGCTCGTCGGGGAGCTCCCGGCCGACATCGGCCGGCTTGGGGGCGGCAATCTGACTTACCTCGCCTTGAACCACAACAACTTCACCGGCGCGATACCGGCGGCGGTATCCAAGCTCACGAACCTGACGTACCTTGCTCTCGGAGGGAACCAGTTCACCGGCACCATCCCGCCGGAGCTCGGTGAGCTGGTTAGCCTTCAGACGCTCAAGATCGAGACGACTCCCTTCAGTGCCGGCGTGCTGCCGGAGTCTTTCAAGAACTTGACGAGGCTGACGAACGTCTGGCTGGCCTACTGCAATCTCACCGGCGAGATCCCGAGCTATGTCAAAGAAATGCCGGAGATGGAGTGGCTCGACCTGTCGATGAATGGGTTCACCGGAAACATACCACCCGGGATATGGAACCTCCGGGAGTTGACGAATTTGTATCTGTACAACAACAATCTCTCTGGCGACCTCGGCATCAATGGCCCAATCGGAGCAACAGGTTTGGTAGAGATCGACCTGTCCGAGAACCAGCTGAGTGGAACCATCTCAGAGAGCTTTGGAGGCTTGATGAACCTAAGGCTCCTGAATTTGCACCAGAACAAGCTCACCGGCGAGATACCGGCAAGCATTGCCCAGCTACCATCCTTGGTATTCTTATGGCTGTGGAACAACAGCCTCAGTGGAGAGCTCCCGGCGGGGCTCGGAAAACAGACGCCGGTGTTGAGAGACATACAGATCGACGACAACTACTTTTCCGGCCCAATACCGGCGGGAATCTGCGACCACAACCAGCTGTGGGTGCTCACCGCCTCCGGCAACCGCTTGAACGGCTCAATTCCATTCAGTCTTGCCAACTGCACGAGTCTCATATGGCTGATGGTCGGAGATAACCAGTTGTCCGGCGAGGTGCCGTCCGCTCTATGGACGGTACCGAAGCTTTTGACCGTGTCAATGGAGAACAATGGACGGCTGGGCGGAAGCCTGCCGGAGAAGCTGTATTGGAACCTGTCGAGGCTTGACATCGACAGCAACCAGTTCACCGGGCCGATTCCGTTATCGGCCACTAAACTCCAGAAGTTCCACGCCAGCAATAACTTGTTCTCCGGCGATATACCGGCGGGGTTCGCCGCTGGGATGCCCCTTCTGCAAGAGCTGAACCTGTCGGCGAACCAGCTGTCTGGGGCAATCCCAGAGAGCACTGCGTCGCTCAGTGGCGTGTCGCAGATGAACTTAAGCCATAACCAGCTCACCGGCGGGATACCGGCGGGGTTAGGCTCGATGCCGGAGCTCACCCTGCTGGACCTTTCGTCAAACCAGCTTTCCGGCGGCATACCGCCGGCGCTGGGATCGCTGAGGTTGAACCAGCTTAACCTGTCGTCCAACCAGCTCACCGGCGAGGTCCCGGACGTGCTCGCCCGCACCTACGACCAAAGCTTCATGGGCAATCCAGGCCTCTGCACCGCCGCGCCGTTGTCGGGCCTGCGCTCGTGCGCGGCCCAGGCAGGCGACCATGTCTCGCCGCGTCTCCGCGCGGGCCTCCTCGGCGCGGGCGCCGCGCTCGTCGTGCTCATCGCGGCGCTCGCCGTCTTCGTCGTCCGCGACATCAGGAGGCGGAAGCGGCGGCTCGCGAGGGCCGAGGAGCCCTGGAAGCTCACCGCTTTCCAGCCCCTGGACTTCGGCGAGGCCTCCGTGCTGCGCGGGCTCGCCGACGAGAACCTCATCGGCAAGGGCGGCTCGGGGCGCGTGTACCGCGTCACGTACACCAGTCGGAGCAGCGGCGATGCGGGGGGCACCGTGGCCGTGAAGCGCATCTGGGCCGGCGGGAGCCTAGACAAGAAGCTGGAGCGCGAGTTCGCGTCGGAGGTGGACATCCTCGGCCACATCCGGCACAGCAACATCGTGAAGCTCCTGTGCTGCCTCTCCCGCGCGGAGACCAAGCTCCTCGTCTACGAGTTCATGGGCAACGGCAGCCTGGACCAGTGGCTGCACTGCCACAAAAGGCCGCCCGGGACCGCCGGAAGCGCCATGGCGAGGGCCCCGTCGGTCCGGCGGGAGCCGCTGGACTGGCCGACGAGGGTCAAGGTGGCCGTCGGCGCCGCGCGCGGGCTGTTCTACATGCACCACGAGTGCTCGCCGCCCATCGTGCACCGCGACGTCAAGTCCAGCAACATCTTGCTCGACTCGGAGCTCAACGCCAAGGTCGCCGACTTCGGGCTCGCCCGGATGTTGGTCCAGGCCGGCACGGCCGACACGGTGTCCGCCGTCGCCGGATCATTCGGCTACATGGCTCCCG AGTGCGCATACACGAGGAAGGTGAACGAGAAGGtcgacgtgtacagcttcgggGTCGTTCTCTTGGAGCTGACCACCGGCAGGGAGGCCAACGACGGCGGCGAGCACGGCTCCCTGGCCGACTGGGCGTGGCGGCACCTGCAGTCCGGTAAAAGCATCGCCGATGCCGCAGACAAGTGCTTCGCGGACGCCGATTACGGTGACGAAGTAGAGGCCGTCTTCAAGCTCGGCATTATATGCACCGGTCGCCAGCCGTCGTCGCGGCCGACGATGAAGGGTGTGCTTCAGATACTGCAGCGGTGTGAGCAGGCGCACCAGAGGACCTTCGACCAGAGGGTCGCCGACTACGACGCCGCTCCGCTCCTGCAGGCGCATGGAGGCAGCCGCCGGAAACAACTCTCCGATGCCAAAGCGATTGACGACGATGGGAAGGTCGGTTTCGACGACTGCGACGTCTGA
- the LOC136517786 gene encoding hexokinase-5 encodes MGKAVVVGTAVVVCAAVGVAVVLARRRRKRDAELLGSAEAERKRRAAAVIEEVESSLATPTALLRSIADAMVTEMERGLRGDIHAQLKMLISYVDNLPTGDEHGLFYALDLGGTNFRVLRVQLGGREKRVVKQQYEEVSIPPHLMVGTSMELFDFIAAALAKFVDTEGEDFHLPEGRQRELGFTFSFPVNQTSISSGTLIKWTKGFSINGTVGEDVVSELSRAMERQGLDMKVTALVNDTVGTLAGGRYMDNDVVAAVILGTGTNAAYVEHANAIPKWTGLLPKSGNMVINTEWGSFKSDKLPLSEYDKAMDFESLNPGEQIYEKMISGMYLGEIVRRILLKLAHDASLFGDVVPPKLEQPFILRTPDMSAMHHDSSHDLKTLGAKLKDIVGVADTSLEVRYITRHICDLVAERGARLAAAGIYSILKKIGRDKVPSSGSKMPRTVVALDGGLYEHYKKFSSCVESTLTDLLGEEASSSVAAKLANDGSGIGAALLAASHSQYGESH; translated from the exons ATGGGGAAGGCCGTGGTGGTGGGCACGGCGGTGGTGGTGTGCGCCGCGGTCGGGGTGGCCGTGGTGCTGGCGCGCCGCCGGCGGAAGCGGGATGCCGAGCTCCTGGGATCCGCGGAGGCGGAGAGGAAGAGGCGCGCCGCCGCCGTGATAGAGGAGGTGGAGAGCAGCCTCGCCACGCCCACGGCGCTGCTGCGCAGCATCGCGGACGCCATGGTCACGGAGATGGAGCGCGGCCTGCGCGGGGACATCCACGCGCAGCTCAAGATGCTCATTAGCTACGTCGACAACCTCCCCACTGG AGATGAACATGGGCTATTTTATGCACTGGATCTTGGAGGTACCAACTTCCGTGTGCTGCGAGTCCAACTAGGAGGAAGGGAGAAACGTGTTGTCAAACAACAGTATGAGGAGGTTTCCATTCCACCGCATTTGATGGTCGGGACTTCCATG GAACTATTTGATTTCATTGCTGCTGCATTGGCTAAATTTGTTGATACTGAAGGTGAAGATTTCCACCTCCCAGAGGGTAGGCAGAGAGAACTTGGTTTCACTTTTTCCTTCCCAGTGAACCAAACATCAATATCATCAGGAACACTCATCAAGTGGACAAAGGGCTTTTCCATCAACGGCACG GTTGGTGAAGATGTTGTTTCTGAGTTGAGCAGGGCCATGGAGAGGCAGGGGCTAGATATGAAAGTTACGGCGTTG GTCAATGATACGGTCGGCACATTGGCTGGTGGGAGATATATGGATAACGATGTAGTTGCAGCCGTAATATTGGGCACTGGTACAAATGCAGCATATGTGGAGCATGCAAATGCAATTCCTAAATGGACTGGGTTACTGCCTAAATCTGGAAACATG GTAATTAATACAGAATGGGGGAGCTTCAAATCCGACAAGCTTCCTCTTTCAGAATACGACAAAGCCATGGACTTTGAAAGTTTGAACCCTGGAGAGCAG ATATACGAAAAAATGATTTCTGGGATGTATCTGGGAGAGATTGTGCGAAGAATTTTACTGAAGTTGGCACATGACGCTTCTCTATTTGGGGATGTTGTTCCACCTAAGCTGGAGCAGCCATTTATATTGAG GACGCCAGATATGTCAGCCATGCATCATGACTCCTCACATGACCTCAAAACTCTTGGAGCTAAACTGAAGGATATAGTTGGG GTCGCAGATACTTCCCTGGAAGTAAGATACATTACTCGTCACATCTGTGACCTTGTTGCAGAGCGTGGAGCACGCTTGGCCGCTGCAGGTATATATAGCATCCTGAAGAAGATAGGCCGGGACAAAGTACCAAGCAGTGGCAGTAAAATGCCAAGGACTGTAGTTGCCTTGGATGGTGGGCTCTATGAACATTACAAGAAGTTCAGCAGTTGCGTAGAATCAACTCTTACAGACTTGCTAGGCGAAGAGGCCTCTTCCTCCGTGGCTGCCAAGCTGGCCAACGATGGCTCTGGCATTGGAGCTGCTCTTCTTGCAGCCTCACACTCCCAGTATGGGGAGAGCCACTAG
- the LOC136518264 gene encoding uncharacterized protein encodes MICNLLKPPRTRCPASRSRSRSVCSRSRSASKGRSLSRSPARSKSPNASPANGEAASPKKQSPSRSPSGSRSPDAKPE; translated from the exons ATGATATGCAATCTGCT CAAACCACCCAGGACTCGCTGTCCAGCATCTAGATCCCGGTCGAGGTCTGTTTGTTCCCGTTCAAGGTCTGCATCAAAAGGACGTTCTCTGTCTAG ATCACCAGCAAGATCCAAATCTCCTAATGCTTCT CCCGCAAATGGTGAAGCAGCGAGCCCCAAGAAGCAGAGTCCAAGCAGGAGCCCATCTGGCTCGCGCTCTCCTGAT GCGAAACCTGAATAA